In Tetrapisispora phaffii CBS 4417 chromosome 6, complete genome, a single genomic region encodes these proteins:
- the ASI2 gene encoding Asi2p (similar to Saccharomyces cerevisiae ASI2 (YNL159C); ancestral locus Anc_2.112) encodes MDEYTFNSDFEKSRSNTPNVDEHLINDNGNNDDELYEQFVRESNALRIREEAQETQQTQEEFQRELEDTIHDILRDIDSGLQNSSNTQHRIVITANTNNNEIIELNNDNLHNVNNHPLNVHNRRSPFEGERRPFLRTFLRNLLVLDYFVILLLFPFSLYNILKSGFSIMTFSENDFVQEMLYYLSDVQVFSENYKSLLIYKEINLGLLGKFHNIMIYYSSPLITTVMSFLKRHAHKVFTNKAINMNFKILIMNVYSKSIKMITLTMYFIYGFGGTIYLLAAGFFFLLCFTISVVRRYKGVHRIISKSVESVSHLPGVF; translated from the coding sequence ATGGATGAATACACTTTTAATAGcgattttgaaaaatcaagaAGCAACACCCCAAACGTCGATGAGCATTTAATTAATGACAACGGTAATAATGACGACGAACTATATGAACAATTTGTTAGAGAATCCAATGCATTGAGAATAAGAGAGGAAGCGCAGGAGACACAGCAGACGCAGGAAGAGTTCCAACGAGAACTGGAAGACACAATACACGATATATTACGAGATATAGATAGCGGGCTGCAGAATAGTTCAAATACCCAACATCGTATTGTGATTACTGCCAATACcaacaataatgaaataatcgaattgaataatgataatttgCATAATGTTAATAATCATCCACTTAACGTACATAACAGACGCTCGCCTTTCGAAGGTGAAAGAAGACCATTTCTAAGAACTTTTCTACGAAATCTATTAGTATTAGATTATTTTGTcatactattattatttccattttcattatataacattttgaaaagtgGATTCAGTATAATGACATTCTCTGAGAATGATTTTGTTCAAGAAATgctttattatttaagtGATGTTCAAGTGTTCAGCGAGAACTATAAATCATTGCTAATttataaagaaataaatttggGATTACTTGGAAAATTCCATAATATAATGATCTATTATTCATCACCGTTGATTACAACTGTAATGTCATTTTTGAAGAGACATGCACATAAAGTATTTACAAACAAAGCGATAAACatgaatttcaaaatccTGATAATGAATGTATACTCTAAGAGTATTAAGATGATTACACTCACAatgtattttatatatggATTTGGAGgtacaatatatttattagcAGCTGgattttttttcttattatgTTTTACAATTTCAGTAGTAAGAAGGTACAAAGGCGTGCATAGAATAATCTCCAAGAGTGTAGAGAGTGTATCGCATTTGCCAGGCgtcttttaa
- the ECM14 gene encoding putative metallocarboxypeptidase (similar to Saccharomyces cerevisiae ECM14 (YHR132C); ancestral locus Anc_2.110): protein MARRMIPLFYFLVSVVGLINVALASNDGVGKGVVGYDSYKVYRFYKNNGTGDLIKDMVLPLTDDFNVWTHNKNFIDIMIAKEINLENAKGIENYNYEVMIEDVYTAISETVPKKNENRNNNDINHQQESFDVGKINMDNFFFKEYRDLETIYVWLDLLKRSFPDLVNIETVGETFEGREMKAVHVSANNRTMNPNKKTVVITGGVHAREWVSISTACWVLYQLLARYGVYRKDTKYLNALDFLIIPVFNPDGYKYSWTTDRLWRKNRQNTYWPNCYGVDIDHSFDYNWVSNDNFPCSEDYSGEKPFEALEASSWNNYLNTTKGEYQIYGYIDLHSYSQEILYPYAYSCEAVPRDLENLIELSYGLGKAMRNKNGKKYQVLSACQDRGSDLTPGLGAGSALDYMYHHRAHWAFQLKLRDTGRHGFLLPSDQITPVGKETYAAIRYFCDFVLNPDL, encoded by the coding sequence ATGGCCAGGAGGATGATTCCGTTGTTTTACTTTTTGGTTTCAGTTGTAGGTCTGATCAATGTTGCATTGGCAAGTAATGACGGTGTAGGAAAGGGGGTTGTTGGGTATGATTCTTATAAAGTTTATAGgttttacaaaaataatggCACAGGCGATCTGATAAAAGATATGGTTCTCCCCTTAACTGATGATTTTAATGTTTGGACACACAATAAGAACtttattgatataatgATAGCGAAAGAAATTAATCTAGAAAATGCTAAGGGAATTGAAAACTATAATTATGAAGTTATGATTGAGGATGTATATACAGCAATCTCGGAGACTGTAcctaaaaaaaatgaaaaccgtaataataatgatatcaACCATCAACAAGAATCTTTTGATGTGggaaaaattaatatggacaatttcttctttaaagaATACAGAGATTTAGAGACAATTTATGTATGGTTGGATCTATTGAAAAGAAGTTTCCCAGATTTGGTAAATATCGAAACCGTTGGAGAAACTTTTGAAGGAAGAGAAATGAAAGCTGTTCACGTCTCTGCAAACAATAGAACAATGAAtccaaataaaaaaacagtAGTAATCACAGGTGGTGTGCATGCAAGGGAATGGGTAAGTATTTCCACTGCTTGTTGGGTTTTATATCAACTACTAGCAAGATATGGTGTCTACAGAAAAGATactaaatatttgaatgctttagattttttaatcaTACCAGTATTTAATCCAGATGGCTATAAATATTCGTGGACAACCGACCGTCTATGGAGAAAAAACAGACAGAATACGTATTGGCCAAATTGTTACGGTGTTGATATTGATCACTCTTTTGATTATAATTGGGTTTCTAATGACAACTTCCCTTGCAGTGAAGATTATAGTGGAGAAAAGCCATTTGAAGCTTTAGAAGCATCTTCTTGgaataattatttaaacaCCACAAAGGGtgaatatcaaatttatgGCTATATAGATTTACATTCATATTCACAAGAGATTTTATACCCGTATGCCTACTCTTGTGAAGCTGTTCCTCGTGATTTGGAGAATTTAATAGAATTATCCTACGGCTTGGGAAAAGCAATGCGGaataaaaatggtaaaaaatatcaagtTTTATCAGCTTGTCAAGATCGTGGCTCCGATTTAACACCAGGTCTTGGTGCAGGTTCAGCCTTAGATTACATGTATCATCATAGAGCACACTGGGCatttcaattgaaattacGTGATACTGGTCGTCATGGATTTCTATTGCCATCAGATCAAATCACTCCAGTGGGGAAGGAGACATATGCAGCCATTAGATATTTTTGCGACTTTGTCTTGAACCCAGATTTATAA
- the TPHA0F02060 gene encoding uncharacterized protein (similar to Saccharomyces cerevisiae NSG1 (YHR133C) and NSG2 (YNL156C); ancestral locus Anc_2.108), which translates to MAKKKSKNNSKNTPTGPDIPVGTSNSNINKLLNKTKGAIPRVESFTNLTKPALFSIYDDDIIKIEDTINEEQKANDIEFTNHAKKDEEPYIPMINENIFLTEKFKKKSLTGKIFHIIFVLSMLSLSGICYHDLSRNLHDKHLLHPDLAARPLLVLTEFTKYISLGLVPDWACFSLEGIIFGLLIPFLYTILNVSPRAPSNSSVIRSINAMLGVIFGIRRVEWSSSLQASGAWALLNVIMWLFFDGTLSMLLPCSGLGIISCIIGYQNIEDVSQALFFMDFYFLGFMLFGKIGIYLLSF; encoded by the coding sequence ATGGCTAAAAAGAaatctaaaaataattccaaGAATACTCCAACTGGACCAGACATCCCTGTTGGCACATCGAATagtaatatcaataaattacTTAACAAAACAAAGGGTGCTATTCCAAGGGTTGAATCCTTCACTAACTTGACTAAACCTGcattgttttcaatttatgatgatgatattattaaaattgaagataCCATAAATGAAGAACAAAAAGCTAATGATATAGAGTTCACTAACCATGCtaaaaaagatgaagaacCTTATATCCCAAtgataaatgaaaatattttccttACTGAGAAATTTAAGAAAAAATCTTTGACAGGTAAAATATTccatattatttttgttttatctATGCTTTCATTAAGTGGTATTTGTTACCATGATTTATCAAGAAATCTCCACGATAAACATTTGTTGCATCCTGATTTAGCCGCAAGACCGTTACTTGTATTAACTGAATTTACGAAGTATATTTCACTTGGCTTAGTTCCAGATTGGGCTTGTTTCTCATTGGAAGGTATAATATTCGGTTTATTAATTCCATTCTTATATACAATCTTAAACGTTTCACCAAGAGCCCCATCCAATTCTTCTGTCATTAGAAGTATTAATGCTATGCTGGGTGTTATTTTTGGTATCAGAAGAGTTGAATGGTCTTCTTCATTACAGGCTTCTGGTGCTTGGGCATTATTAAACGTCATTATGTGGTTATTCTTTGATGGTACTTTGTCAATGCTACTTCCTTGTTCTGGATTAGGTATAATCAGTTGTATTATTGGTTATCAAAACATTGAAGATGTTTCACAAGCTCTATTTTTCATggatttttatttcttagGATTTATGTTATTCGGTAAAATCGGTATTTACTTGTTATCTTTTTaa
- the IGO2 gene encoding phosphatase regulator (similar to Saccharomyces cerevisiae YHR132W-A and YNL157W; ancestral locus Anc_2.109) — MNPTTFNDTGISPTNSSENLKNAEADGVPLSKLTPEELKLYKLYGKLPSKRDLFKHNMQERKYFDSGDYALKKAGLLHKDDMNSNLNSTNTLPVTNPSGLRESIIRRRMSTSTGTDNDTVARQGSISSGPPPKSPNK; from the coding sequence atgAATCCAACAACATTTAATGACACGGGTATTTCACCAACAAACAGTTCAGAGAACTTAAAAAACGCTGAAGCTGATGGAGTCCCACTTTCCAAATTAACTCCTGAAGAATTGAAACTTTACAAACTATATGGGAAACTACCCTCAAAAAGAGATTTATTCAAACATAACATgcaagaaagaaaatatttcgaTAGTGGGGATTATGCATTGAAAAAAGCAGGTTTGCTTCATAAAGATGATATGAACTCGAATCTAAATAGTACAAATACTTTGCCTGTAACAAATCCTAGTGGGTTAAGGGAATCAATAATACGGAGAAGAATGAGCACTAGTACCGGCACTGACAACGACACCGTAGCTAGACAAGGAAGTATATCTAGTGGTCCACCACCAAAGTCACCAAACAAATAA